A genomic window from Methylorubrum extorquens includes:
- a CDS encoding formate dehydrogenase → MRQDPKTLGRRQFFRALGGSTVAAAAAVASPMGATEAQAYDPGNDETKARYRESDHVKAFYRTNGYETLKKNTDPASTGPK, encoded by the coding sequence ATGCGACAGGATCCGAAGACGCTCGGTCGTCGCCAGTTCTTTCGGGCGCTCGGCGGCAGCACGGTGGCCGCCGCGGCGGCCGTCGCCTCGCCGATGGGGGCGACCGAAGCGCAGGCCTACGATCCGGGTAACGACGAGACCAAGGCCCGTTACCGGGAGAGCGACCATGTGAAGGCGTTCTACCGGACCAACGGCTACGAGACGCTCAAGAAGAACACCGATCCGGCTTCCACCGGTCCGAAGTGA
- a CDS encoding DUF3306 domain-containing protein, giving the protein MSGSFLSRWARRKEAMRATERIVAPAITDGTEAEAALDAGAQVGEESPALQPVALTGNEAEAGPDDLLAKLPSLDALTPETDLTAFLQAGVPTALRNAALRRMWSLDPAIRDFVSEAREYAYDWNTPGGVPGMGPLLPTDDVKAMLKRIIDGVPVATEEEPGTEPEEVPMASSDEPVEIAGAAPAEPDTATEPVPLSPPEMHAPAAAADIDAPEVVRPTLPRPRLRRHGGAMPS; this is encoded by the coding sequence ATGAGCGGCAGCTTCCTCTCCCGCTGGGCCCGCCGCAAGGAGGCCATGCGCGCCACCGAGCGGATTGTTGCGCCCGCGATCACGGACGGGACGGAGGCGGAAGCCGCTCTCGACGCAGGAGCACAGGTTGGGGAAGAATCACCTGCGCTGCAGCCCGTCGCCCTAACCGGCAACGAAGCGGAGGCGGGGCCGGATGATCTTCTGGCAAAACTTCCCTCTCTCGACGCCTTGACGCCCGAGACCGATCTCACCGCCTTCCTCCAGGCCGGCGTGCCGACGGCCCTGCGCAACGCGGCCCTGCGGCGGATGTGGTCGCTCGATCCGGCGATCCGCGACTTCGTCAGCGAGGCGCGAGAATACGCCTATGACTGGAACACGCCAGGCGGCGTGCCGGGCATGGGTCCGCTCCTGCCAACCGACGACGTGAAGGCGATGCTGAAGCGGATCATCGACGGCGTCCCCGTGGCAACCGAGGAGGAACCGGGCACGGAGCCGGAGGAGGTGCCGATGGCTTCGTCCGACGAGCCCGTGGAGATCGCCGGTGCGGCGCCCGCTGAACCCGACACCGCAACCGAACCTGTGCCGCTATCGCCTCCGGAGATGCACGCCCCGGCAGCGGCCGCCGACATCGACGCCCCGGAAGTCGTACGGCCTACCCTCCCCCGGCCCCGCCTGCGGCGCCATGGTGGTGCGATGCCCTCGTAA
- a CDS encoding TorD/DmsD family molecular chaperone, with product MSSVASVMALPGDEVSGVVGVADDIDLLRAQQYDLLAALLGRAPGSALLAALAGLKEGDGVLGRQVAALRRAAAETDTDTVEREYFALFIGVGRGELLPYASYYLTGFLNERPLARVREDFSALGIERDESMSEPEDHLAILLEVMAGLAAGRFEAEPGMQARFFARHIMPWADRFFADLENAKAGRFYRAVGGLGRAFIEIEAEAFAMEG from the coding sequence ATGAGTTCGGTCGCGTCGGTGATGGCACTTCCGGGAGATGAGGTGTCTGGGGTCGTCGGCGTTGCGGACGACATCGACCTCCTGCGCGCGCAGCAATACGACCTCCTGGCTGCCTTGCTCGGCCGGGCGCCGGGTTCGGCGCTGCTCGCGGCACTCGCCGGGCTGAAAGAGGGCGATGGGGTTCTCGGCCGGCAGGTCGCGGCCCTGCGCCGTGCGGCGGCGGAGACCGATACGGACACGGTCGAGCGCGAGTACTTCGCGCTGTTCATCGGCGTCGGCCGCGGCGAACTCCTGCCATACGCTTCCTACTATCTCACCGGCTTTCTCAACGAGCGTCCGCTCGCCCGCGTGCGCGAGGATTTTTCCGCGCTCGGCATCGAGCGGGACGAATCGATGAGCGAGCCGGAGGATCATCTCGCGATCCTCCTTGAGGTGATGGCCGGGCTCGCGGCGGGGCGGTTCGAGGCGGAGCCCGGCATGCAGGCGCGCTTCTTCGCCCGGCACATCATGCCCTGGGCGGACCGTTTCTTCGCCGACCTGGAGAACGCGAAGGCGGGCCGGTTCTACCGCGCGGTCGGTGGGCTCGGCCGCGCCTTCATCGAGATCGAGGCGGAAGCCTTCGCCATGGAAGGCTGA